One genomic window of Bicyclus anynana chromosome 10, ilBicAnyn1.1, whole genome shotgun sequence includes the following:
- the LOC128198408 gene encoding uncharacterized protein LOC128198408 has translation MKENQVPPQATKLWMELAKFIGNILKWYEFWDQFASNVDSRNISDVDKLLYLHSVLEGEAKQAIIGLDTTSKNYSVAVTTLKERYGKASAIIDAHYVALYRIKSAPTNNIKDSRCVLNEIERHLRVLSSLGEDVNHNHLRVMIMEKFPEDLIYEVRMKMCGEDDSIDSIRKNLEYIISARETSSRFKREGTDIKNMERSVIEDKSDQENFTLRSLHARSEVVSGNSGNRQNKFTTWRKDRSKFDNRQLNKFKRPSRKRPYENSDRTNEPHKKKTIKCIFCGQGHFNDECTTYILIQDRKSQLGTRCFICFGDKHKADSCRFKQKCRHCGRFGAHNRALCPTKFKGQSKTHHTDNLHINTEIADLSVNTTTVLQTCLVKVSSNTDSTQLPGRILLDCGSQRSYIIESFVNSLKLPIIETTNLSIFTFGAKSPHHIESPIVNFNITTRTGIKRLIYANVVPHITRDIKTPKFDKSVDVRNDIRLKNLTLADDGSRGDEIDILLGNDYYHSLMLQDKISVAQNLFLVNSDFGWVWSGSFNKMPDKSDQLTVLTYFQSNGNFDNKLNVPDLPLKYDDVKKLWDLESIGIIDSPKSTRDEEAINQFNETIQFKGGRYYVQWPWTVFPPNLHDNLGLAFGRLNSLLKRLDATTIKAYDQVINEQIQSGVVEIVPDPKATQSHPVHYLPHHCVSHRDKPGKLRIVYDASAKIKENHSLNECLYRGPLMLEDLTGLLIKFRQHRIGIVADVEKAFLQLGLQEPDRDVTRFLWLKNINHRSPDNILYLRFCRVPFGVIASPFLLNATIRFHLIKLKNEVAKQLAEDIYVDNIVTCAQTVQEACDIYTIAKQSFEQLSMNLRDWNSNSKELLSHIPNEFVVSDQDRHVKVLGLIWDIDNDSLHIKPQRDNSVTYNVKTKRDVLKVIGSIYDPCGFAVPVMLSAKLFFQKLWKLKSKWDEKLPDELLGEWGEITEKFKYIDNIKMSRYFARDLDIEMLSNNIQYQLHCFTDASLTSYAAVIYLRSSANNNNSVNFVIGKCRLVPLKNKDNLQIPRLELLGVLIGHRLINYVSKILRLQIKAQYLWTDSQIVLSWYKSEKLLPPFVSRRIAEIKQNRSLEIRYVPTKLNPADVGTRVERVESYQEWLKGPLFLMEDSKQWPTHISHEIVQMQTFLAGEGRKSPTSTNNSDETERTLETIQHSDSQTEDILKLQAEYFPKEVGGSTTDLSRVLQLYKDQNGILRCKGRFRYTNLTHDQKEPILLPKNAEFTHNIITELHQKNYHVGVSHTLALLREHFWVPHGRSTVQKVIRKCQQCVKYGGGPFKLPAMPDLPAERVKLGLPFLFTGLDYFGPLYVSEMTLEKRWVCLFTCLTIRAIHMEVVTDLTAQECLLAIRRFVAVRGLPQLILSDNATQFKLTADVLTSDYCIQNNVRWKFIPELAPWFGGFYERLIGLVKHSMKRTLDKHTINHNQLCTVIKELEAVINTRPLTTVGTELEHVLTPTDFLRIGGPVVAQISDRDFLESATATKLNLIEGWKRGQTILLEFTKMFNNQYLTSLRERHDRHRQPRTVVARAPRLSEIVQIKSDSSRAHWKVGRIVELIKGSDGEIRVAKVKLPNGDTLTRSIGHLFPLELDDHDNTVTLKDPTLTEDQTTENNQTSEQEEIATDANKRPSRASAVKAREKVMEWTAQLMINLFEQ, from the coding sequence ATGAAAGAAAACCAAGTTCCACCACAAGCGACAAAGTTATGGATGGAATTAGCCAAGTTTATTGGCAATATCTTAAAATGGTATGAATTTTGGGACCAGTTTGCTTCAAATGTGGATAGCAGAAATATTTCTGACGTTGACAAATTACTCTACCTGCATTCAGTCCTTGAAGGAGAAGCCAAACAGGCCATTATTGGATTAGACACCACGAGCAAAAATTACAGCGTTGCTGTAACCACATTAAAAGAGAGGTATGGCAAAGCAAGTGCAATAATTGATGCCCATTATGTTGCACTCTATAGAATTAAATCAGCTCCTACGAATAACATAAAAGATAGTAGATGTGttttaaacgaaattgagagaCACCTTCGAGTATTGAGTTCCTTGGGTGAAGACGTGAATCATAATCATCTAAGAGTCATGATAATGGAAAAATTTCCTGAAGACCTTATTTATGAAGTACGGATGAAAATGTGCGGAGAAGATGACTCTATTGATAGTATAAGAAAAAatttagaatatattatatcagCCCGGGAAACATCAAGCAGATTCAAGAGAGAAGGGACTGATATAAAGAACATGGAACGGTCTGTTATTGAAGATAAATCGGACCAGGAAAATTTTACATTACGTTCTCTACATGCTAGATCTGAAGTAGTTAGTGGCAATAGTGGTAATAGACAAAACAAATTTACTACTTGGAGAAAAGACAGATCAAAATTTGATAATCGTCAGTTAAACAAATTTAAACGACCCTCTCGAAAAAGGCCATATGAAAACTCTGACAGGACTAACGAAccacataaaaagaaaactatcAAATGTATATTTTGTGGACAGGGGCATTTTAATGATGAATGCACAACATATATATTAATACAAGATAGAAAGTCTCAGTTAGGTACAcgctgttttatttgttttgggGACAAACATAAAGCTGATAGTTgccgttttaaacaaaaatgtagACATTGCGGTAGATTCGGCGCCCACAACCGTGCACTGTGCCCCACGAAATTTAAAGGACAAAGTAAAACGCATCATACagataatttacatattaacaCTGAGATAGCTGATCTCAGTGTTAATACTACTACGGTGTTACAGACTTGTTTAGTAAAAGTAAGCTCAAATACTGATTCAACACAGTTACCAGGTAGAATACTACTTGACTGCGGTAGCCAACGCTCTTATATAATTGAATcttttgtaaattctttaaaGTTACCTATAATTGAAACTAcaaatttatcaatatttacTTTTGGCGCGAAATCACCACATCATATTGAAAGTCCTATAGTAAATTTCAATATCACCACACGAACTGGTATTAAACGACTAATATATGCGAATGTAGTACCCCACATTACACGTGACATAAAAACGCCAAAATTTGATAAGTCAGTTGATGTACGGAATGATATTAGATTAAAAAACCTAACGTTGGCAGATGATGGGTCACGAGGTGATGAAATAGATATTTTGTTGGGTAACGATTATTATCACTCTTTAATGTTACAAGATAAAATATCAGTTGCTCAAAAcctatttttagtaaattcagATTTTGGATGGGTATGGTCAGGAAGTTTCAATAAGATGCCTGACAAGTCAGATCAGTTAactgtacttacttattttcAATCAAATGGTAATTTTGATAACAAGTTAAACGTACCAGACCTTCCACTAAAGTATGATGATGTCAAAAAACTGTGGGATCTTGAATCAATAGGCATAATAGACTCACCTAAATCGACTCGTGATGAAGAGGCCATAAATCAATTTAATGAAACCATTCAGTTTAAAGGTGGTAGATATTATGTTCAATGGCCTTGGACAGTGTTTCCACCAAATCTTCATGATAATTTAGGTTTAGCTTTTGGCCGTCTCAACAGTTTGTTAAAACGTTTAGATGCTACCACAATCAAAGCATATGATCAGGTTATTAATGAACAAATACAAAGTGGGGTTGTTGAAATTGTACCAGACCCAAAAGCTACACAAAGCCACCCAGTCCATTACCTTCCCCACCATTGTGTCTCCCACAGAGACAAACCCGGTAAGCTACGAATAGTTTACGATGCCTCAGCCAAAATTAAAGAGAACCATAGTCTCAATGAATGTCTATACCGTGGACCGTTAATGTTGGAAGATCTTACAGggttattaattaagtttagaCAACATCGAATAGGAATTGTAGCCGATGTGGAAAAGGCTTTTCTTCAATTAGGGCTGCAAGAACCAGATAGAGACGTCACGAGATTTCTGTGGCTGAAAAATATTAACCATAGATCTcctgataatattttatatttacggtTTTGTCGCGTACCATTCGGAGTAATAGCTAGTCCATTCTTGCTGAATGCTACGATTCGATTCcacctaattaaattaaaaaacgaagtGGCAAAACAATTAGCAGAAGATATATATGTAGACAATATAGTAACATGTGCACAAACTGTACAAGAGGCATGTGATATATATACGATAGCCAAACAATCATTTGAACAGCTTTCAATGAATTTACGTGATTGGAATTCCAATTCTAAAGAACTGTTGTCCCATATACCTAATGAATTTGTAGTAAGTGATCAAGACAGACATGTTAAAGTATTAGGGTTGATTTGGGACATCGATAACGATAGTCTTCATATTAAACCTCAACGAGATAATAGTGTAACATACAATGTAAAAACAAAACGTGACGTTTTAAAGGTTATAGGTTCGATTTATGATCCTTGCGGTTTTGCAGTACCTGTGATGCTATCCGCAAAActattttttcaaaagttatggaAACTAAAGAGTAAATGGGACGAGAAATTACCGGACGAGTTATTAGGCGAGTGGGGAGAGataacagaaaagtttaaaTACATAGACAATATAAAAATGAGTCGTTATTTCGCGCGAGATTTGGACATAGAAATGCTGAGTAATAACATTCAATATCAATTACATTGTTTTACGGATGCATCCTTAACATCTTATGCGGCAGTCATTTACCTACGTAGCTccgcaaataataataatagtgttaattttgttattggcAAGTGTAGACTAGTACCTCTAAAGAACAAAGATAATTTACAAATTCCTAGATTAGAATTACTAGGCGTACTTATAGGacacagattaattaattacgtGTCAAAAATATTACGGCTTCAAATTAAAGCACAATATTTATGGACTGATAGCCAAATTGTTTTGAGCTGGTACAAATCAGAGAAACTACTCCCACCATTTGTTTCACGTAGAATTGCTGAGATAAAACAAAATAGATCCCTAGAAATCCGGTATGTTCCAACAAAACTTAACCCAGCAGATGTAGGTACTAGGGTAGAGAGGGTAGAGTCCTATCAGGAATGGCTTAAAGGTCCTTTATTTTTGATGGAAGACTCAAAACAGTGGCCAACACATATCAGTCACGAGATAGTTCAGATGCAAACCTTTTTGGCCGGGGAGGGTCGTAAGAGTCCAACGTCTACGAATAACTCCGATGAAACAGAACGAACACTTGAAACAATTCAACACTCTGATAGTCAGACAGaagatatattaaaattacaagcGGAATATTTTCCAAAAGAAGTAGGAGGATCTACAACAGACTTATCTAGAGTACTACAATTATATAAGGACCAAAATGGAATACTAAGATGCAAAGGTAGATTCAGATACACTAATTTAACGCATGATCAAAAAGAGCCAATCTTGCTTCCTAAGAATGCAGAatttacacataatattattactgaGTTGCATCAAAAGAATTACCATGTGGGTGTTTCGCATACATTGGCCTTACTAAGGGAACACTTCTGGGTTCCACATGGACGATCAACAGTTCAAAAAGTGATTAGAAAATGTCAACAATGTGTTAAATACGGAGGAGGTCCATTCAAACTACCAGCAATGCCTGACTTACCAGCTGAAAGAGTAAAACTGGGCTTACCTTTTCTCTTTACGGGTTTAGATTACTTTGGCCCTCTTTATGTCAGTGAAATGACTCTGGAAAAGAGATGGGTATGTCTATTTACATGCTTGACAATTAGAGCTATTCATATGGAAGTTGTGACAGATTTAACAGCTCAGGAATGTTTGTTGGCAATCAGGAGATTCGTAGCGGTCAGAGGTTTACCTCAATTGATTCTATCTGATAATGCTACACAATTCAAACTTACGGCCGACGTTTTAACATCTGATTATTGCATACAAAATAATGTGCGTTGGAAGTTCATCCCAGAATTAGCGCCATGGTTCGGCGGCTTCTACGAAAGACTTATAGGATTAGTGAAACACAGTATGAAAAGAACATTAGATAAGCATACTATAAACCACAATCAGTTATGCACTGTGATTAAAGAACTTGAGGCAGTTATTAATACCAGACCATTAACGACAGTAGGGACTGAGCTAGAACATGTATTAACACCAACAGATTTTTTACGCATAGGCGGGCCAGTTGTAGCTCAGATCTCGGATCGAGATTTTTTAGAATCAGCTACAGCGACTAAGTTGAATTTGATTGAAGGTTGGAAACGCGGTCAGACTATTCTTTTAGAATTCACAAAGATGTTCAATAACCAATATTTAACCAGTCTGCGAGAGCGACATGACAGACATCGGCAGCCAAGGACTGTAGTCGCTAGAGCACCTAGATTATCAGAAATAGTACAAATAAAATCAGACAGTAGTAGAGCACACTGGAAAGTCGGCAGGATTGTAGAGTTAATTAAAGGTTCAGATGGAGAGATTAGGGTAGCTAAAGTAAAACTACCCAATGGAGATACTTTGACACGTTCCATAGGCCATCTTTTTCCATTGGAGTTGGATGATCACGATAATACAGTAACCCTGAAGGATCCAACACTAACAGAAGATCAAACTACGGAAAACAACCAAACTTCGGAGCAAGAAGAAATAGCAACAGACGCAAATAAGCGACCTTCGCGTGCATCAGCAGTAAAAGCCAGAGAGAAAGTCATGGAGTGGACTGCACAGCTAATGATTAACTTGTTTGAGCAGTGA